Part of the Sulfitobacter donghicola DSW-25 = KCTC 12864 = JCM 14565 genome, GTGCTCACCACGCAGCCGTTGGACCGTGCATTGGACTATAAAGCGCCCGAAGGCGGCTGCATGCTGGGCGCATTTGTTGAGGTGCCACTGGGGCCGCGCAAGGTGATTGGCGTTGTCTGGGGTAAGGGCAAAGGGGATTTTGACTATAACAAGGTCCGCGCGGCGTACCGTGTTCTGGATGCCGCGCCCATGCGGGCCGAAATGATGTCGTTTTTGGAAAAATCGGCTGCATACACGCTGACCCCGCTTAGCGCGATGTTGCGCCTGACCACCCGCGCACCGGGTTTGGGTGATCCGCCCTCGATGCGCAAAATCTATCGCCGAGGCGAGGGGGAACCTGACCGTGTGACCAAGGCGCGTACGCAGGTTCTGGACACGTTGAACGAATATGGGGATCTATCTTTCACCCTCAAAGAGCTGGCCGAGATGGCTGGCGTGACCTCATCCGTCATCAAAGGGTTGGTGAAACAAGGTGTGGTCCACGAAGAAGACAGCCCCCGCGATCTGCCATTCCACCCGCTAAACCCCGATTTGCCCAGCAAGGAACTGACCGAGGATCAGGCGGCGGCCTCAGCGGTGCTGGCCAAAGGGGTGTCTTCGGGGGCCTATGGCACAACCTTGCTGCGCGGTGTGACGGGATCGGGCAAGACCGAGGTCTATCTAGAGGCCGTTGCAGCGGCGTTGCGGGCAGGGCGGCAGGCGCTGGTTCTATTGCCTGAAATCGCCCTGACGGCCGAATTTCTGACCCGCGTCGAAGAACGTTTTGGCGCAAAACCAGCCGAGTGGCACTCGGGCGCGACAATGACCGAGCGGCGGCGCATTTGGCGCATGGTCGGCCAAGGGCAGGCGCAACTGGTGATTGGCGCGCGTTCGGCATTGTTTTTGCCCTATCAGAACCTTGGCCTGATCGTTGTGGATGAAGAACACGACACCTCTTACAAGCAAGAAGAGGGTGTTTTGTATAATGCACGGGATATGGCGGTGCTGCGGGCGTCGATCTGCGGGGCGCATGTGGTGCTGGCCTCGGCCACGCCATCGTTGGAATCATGGGCCAATGCGCAGGCGGGTAAGTATACCAAGCTAGAGCTAACATCGCGTTTTGGCCCTGCGGTGATGCCAACGATGGGGGCCATTGATATGCGCTCTCAGGGGTTGCCATCCGATCGCTGGGTTTCGCCCAAGTTAAAGGAAGAGGTGGACGCGCGCCTTGCTCGGGGCGAGCAGGCGATGTTGTTTATCAACCGTCGCGGCTATGCGCCTGTTACGCTGTGCCGTGCATGCGGTCACCAAATCGCCTGTGATCACTGCGATGCGCGGATGGTTGAGCACCGCTTTCTTAAGCGCCTCGTTTGCCACCAATGCGGCGAAAGC contains:
- a CDS encoding primosomal protein N'; the encoded protein is MFFEEGALIAVLTTQPLDRALDYKAPEGGCMLGAFVEVPLGPRKVIGVVWGKGKGDFDYNKVRAAYRVLDAAPMRAEMMSFLEKSAAYTLTPLSAMLRLTTRAPGLGDPPSMRKIYRRGEGEPDRVTKARTQVLDTLNEYGDLSFTLKELAEMAGVTSSVIKGLVKQGVVHEEDSPRDLPFHPLNPDLPSKELTEDQAAASAVLAKGVSSGAYGTTLLRGVTGSGKTEVYLEAVAAALRAGRQALVLLPEIALTAEFLTRVEERFGAKPAEWHSGATMTERRRIWRMVGQGQAQLVIGARSALFLPYQNLGLIVVDEEHDTSYKQEEGVLYNARDMAVLRASICGAHVVLASATPSLESWANAQAGKYTKLELTSRFGPAVMPTMGAIDMRSQGLPSDRWVSPKLKEEVDARLARGEQAMLFINRRGYAPVTLCRACGHQIACDHCDARMVEHRFLKRLVCHQCGESKPMPTACPSCEAEDKLAPVGPGVERLGEEATALWPDAKIATLSSDMYGSARALKAEIAGIAEGSADIVIGTQLVAKGHNFPKLTLVGVIDADLGLMGSDLRAAERTFQLMRQVAGRAGRAEAPGTALLQTYQPEHPVIGAILAGDEEGFWRAEASERQHAAMPPYGRLAGIILSGPDMGAVFDAGNQLARNDRPLRDIGAQVYGPAPAPIARVRGRHRVRLLVKAEKGVPLQRALAAWVSQIKLKGDLRLAVDIDPQSFY